ACCAGGGCCCGTGCACCGGCCTCCCGGACGGCCCGTGCCGTCTCCTCGGCCTCCTGGTCACGGCTCACGTAATTGAGGGCGACGTCCGCGCCCTGCGCGGCCAGCGCCAGGCAGATCTCCCTTCCGATGCCCCGCGACCCGCCGGTGACGAGGGCGACCTTCCCCTTCAGCCGCATCGGCACACCCCCTCCCGGGCCGGACCCACCACGACAGTGCTGACGCTGCCGCCCAGGTCCATCGCGTTGACCAGGACGAACGGCGCCTCCGGCGCCAGGCTGCGCTGCGGCCCGCCAGGGGCCGTGGCGGGCACCGTGCCGTGATGGATCATCAGGATGGCAGCCACCAGCCCCAGCACCGAGTGGCAGTGGAAGTTCTCGCCGGTCAGCCGCTTCAGCGGCAGCAGGGCCGGGCCGCCGTACGGAAAGAGGCCCTCCAGCGCCTGCCGTTCCGCCGCGTCCACGGCGCCGCCGTTGGCCATGAGCACCACCGCCCCCACCCGGTCGGCGCCGATGCCCGCCCTCTGCAGCGCCAGCGCCATGCAGCGCCGGACGGTCTCCGCCGAGGGCGCCTCGGTCGCCACGTTGGCCTGGAGGTCCGGATCGGTCAGCGACGCGTAGCCGAACAGCTCGGCCAGGACCGCTGCGCCTCGGGAGGAGGCGGCCCCCTCTGCCTCCAGCACCACAGCCGCGGCCCCCTCCCCCAGCGTGATGCGGTCAAGGAGTCCCAGCTGGCTGTAGGCCGTGTAAGTGGTGCGGTCCAGTTCGTCGATGGCGCTGGCCACCATCGCCGCCGCCTTGCGCTCCCTGAGCAGGTCGAAGCAGTAGGCAGCGGCCGGCAGGCCCGCCAGCGTGGAGCTGGGGCCCTTGAGCCCGAACTCCATGGAGATCTGGCCGGTCGCCGCATTGAGGACGGTGTTGGGAAAGCGCGACGGGCTGACCTCCAGCGGTCCGCGGTATTTCAGGTCCTGGACGTACCCGTCGATGCTGGCGCTCGGCCCGAACGTGGTGCTGAGCACCGAGCCGACCACCGCGGCGTTCTCTGCCGTCACCTGCAGCCTCGCGTCCCTGAGCGCCGTCCCCACCGCCGCCACGGCCATCTGGGAGTACCGGTCCATGCGCCGGTAACGGCTCGACTGCATGTAGTCGGCGGGCCGGAAGCCGCGCACCTCGCCGGCGCGGTGGTGCCGGAGGCCCGTCGTGTCGAACAGGGTCACCTCGGTGATGCCGGAGTCGCCGCTGCGGAGCGCAGACCAGAAGGAGTGCCGGTCGTGGCCCAGCGGCGAGATCACCCCCGCGCCCGTGCAGTACACCCGCGTTCCGATGTTCACTCCCTCCCTCTGCTCATGAACTTGTAGCTGATCTCCGCCCGGCTGACCTCCTGGCCGTCCACCGTCGCCCGCACCCGTGCCTTGGCGAAGGGGCCCACCCGCTCGAGCGCCTCCGCCTCGATCACCAGCACGTCGCCGGGGGTGACGAAGCGGGTGAACTTGACGTTGTTGAGGGCCACCAGGTAGCCCGACTCGGCGTCGGAGTAGATCAGCCCGGCCGTCTGGGTCATCGCCTCCACGATCATCACCCCGGGCATGACCGGTTCGTCGGGGAAGTGGCCGGCGAAGTAGGGCTCGTTGATCGTGACCAGCTTGATGCCCTTGATGCGCCTGTCGGGCTCATGTTCCAGTACGCGGTCCACCATCAGGAACGGGTACCGCTGTCGCAGGGACCGCATGATCCACTGAATATCCACCGCTCGTCGCTCCTTCGGCTTGGGTCAGCATCGCCCGGATCGCCCCGGCCGCCTCCCGGTAGGCATCGGCGGAGAAGGCAGCGTAGGCCTCCAGATGGGAGAACAGCGGCGCCGGCACTTTCAGGGCCCGCATGCTGTTCAGGCGTTCGATGCGCTCGTCCAGGCGGAACCTCTCGTTCTGGGACCGGTGCGCCCGCAGGGCGGCAAACTTGGCGGCCGCCTGGGCCGTGATGTTCAGCAGCCGGTTGGGAAGGAGGGGCGCCCACACCTCGTAGCACCAGACCTCTGCCTCCGCCGGCGCCCCGGCCAGCGCCTCGGCCAGGAGCAGCCCCGCCGCGCAGTGGTCCGGGTGGTCGTCGAGGAAGAAGGGGACGTAGATCAGCCGCGGCCGGATCCGCCCCAGCAGCGCGGCGAGCTCCGCCGCCAGTTCGGCCGTGACCGCCAGCCGGCCGTCCGGCTGTTCCCAGAAGATCAGGTCGCCTGCGGCCAGCCCCAGCAGCGCCGCTCCGGCCAGCGCCTCCCGGCGCCGCTGCTCGACCAGCCCCGGCCGGGGCCGGCGGTGGGAGGCCGCGCCGTCCGTCAGGTAAAGGACGGTCACCGGATCGCCGCGCTGGCGGTGGTGCAGGATCGCCCCGCCGCAGCCGGCCACCTCGTCGTCCGGGTGCGGGGCCAGCACCAGGACCGGACCCCCGGGCGGTCGGGAAAGGTAGAGGGGCGGCCGCCGCAGGCCGGAGACCAGGTACTCCGCCAGTGCCGTGGAGCCCGTCACGCCCTCACCTCCTCCGTCTTCCTGGCCAGGTAGGCCAGCGGCTGGAACCAGGTGGCCTCCTCGCCCGCTCCGCTGAAGCGCTCGCCGCCCGTCCGGGCGTTGAGCTCCTCCAGGGAGCAGCGGCCCGTGATGAAGTCCAGGTAGGCCCGGATCTCCGGGATGCCCGGGTACTTGGCCGCCAGGTAGCGCACGCCCGCCATCATCTCCGCGAGCATCGCGTCCCGTCGCTTCGGGCGGTCCAGGTGGTGGACGACCGCCCCCGGGAGGTACCGGAAGGCGATGCCCGCCCGGTGGAGCCGGTAGGCGAACTCAATGTCCTCCGGCCCCCAGCCCCTGAACCCCTCGTCGAAGCCGCCCGCCGCCAGGCAGGCATCCCGCTCGACCATCAGGTTGGCCCCGGTGCAGACCGCCCAGGGGATGTGAACCCTCTGCAGGCGGTAGAGCCGCTCCGCGAGGTCGACGTACCCGTCGGGCACCACGTGGGCGTCGAGCCCCGCCCAGCCGCCCTCGCGGGCGAGCGCCTGCCGGATGGCCGGGAAGCTGGCGGCGCGGGTGTTCCGGATCCGGCCGAACGAGAGGCTCCCCTCCCGCCGTGCGGCCAGGTGGGCACGCAGTGCCCCCGGCGCCAGCACCACGTCGTCATCCAGGAGGCAGACCCACCTGCCCCCCGCCTCCCGCAGCCCCCGGTTGCGGGCCCCGGCGCGCCCCCGGTTCTCCTGCCGCACGAGCCGCAGCGGCAGAAGCTCCCGGAACGGCGCCACGCACGCCTCCGTGTCCGTCGTGGAGCCGTCGTCGACCACCACCACCTCCCAGTCCTCCTCCACCGCCTGCTGCGCCAGGGAGCGCAGGACCAGCGGCAGCCGGTCGGGGTTGTTGTAGGTGGGGATCACCACGCTCAGCTGAACCGGCATGGCTGTCACTCCCAGCGCAGCCGCGGGGCTGCGAGCGCGTAGGCAGCGAGCCCCCACGCGGCCAGG
This region of Symbiobacterium terraclitae genomic DNA includes:
- a CDS encoding beta-ketoacyl-[acyl-carrier-protein] synthase family protein: MNIGTRVYCTGAGVISPLGHDRHSFWSALRSGDSGITEVTLFDTTGLRHHRAGEVRGFRPADYMQSSRYRRMDRYSQMAVAAVGTALRDARLQVTAENAAVVGSVLSTTFGPSASIDGYVQDLKYRGPLEVSPSRFPNTVLNAATGQISMEFGLKGPSSTLAGLPAAAYCFDLLRERKAAAMVASAIDELDRTTYTAYSQLGLLDRITLGEGAAAVVLEAEGAASSRGAAVLAELFGYASLTDPDLQANVATEAPSAETVRRCMALALQRAGIGADRVGAVVLMANGGAVDAAERQALEGLFPYGGPALLPLKRLTGENFHCHSVLGLVAAILMIHHGTVPATAPGGPQRSLAPEAPFVLVNAMDLGGSVSTVVVGPAREGVCRCG
- the fabZ gene encoding 3-hydroxyacyl-ACP dehydratase FabZ, producing MVDRVLEHEPDRRIKGIKLVTINEPYFAGHFPDEPVMPGVMIVEAMTQTAGLIYSDAESGYLVALNNVKFTRFVTPGDVLVIEAEALERVGPFAKARVRATVDGQEVSRAEISYKFMSRGRE
- a CDS encoding PIG-L deacetylase family protein, producing MTGSTALAEYLVSGLRRPPLYLSRPPGGPVLVLAPHPDDEVAGCGGAILHHRQRGDPVTVLYLTDGAASHRRPRPGLVEQRRREALAGAALLGLAAGDLIFWEQPDGRLAVTAELAAELAALLGRIRPRLIYVPFFLDDHPDHCAAGLLLAEALAGAPAEAEVWCYEVWAPLLPNRLLNITAQAAAKFAALRAHRSQNERFRLDERIERLNSMRALKVPAPLFSHLEAYAAFSADAYREAAGAIRAMLTQAEGATSGGYSVDHAVPATAVPVPDGGPRTGT
- a CDS encoding glycosyltransferase family 2 protein, whose amino-acid sequence is MPVQLSVVIPTYNNPDRLPLVLRSLAQQAVEEDWEVVVVDDGSTTDTEACVAPFRELLPLRLVRQENRGRAGARNRGLREAGGRWVCLLDDDVVLAPGALRAHLAARREGSLSFGRIRNTRAASFPAIRQALAREGGWAGLDAHVVPDGYVDLAERLYRLQRVHIPWAVCTGANLMVERDACLAAGGFDEGFRGWGPEDIEFAYRLHRAGIAFRYLPGAVVHHLDRPKRRDAMLAEMMAGVRYLAAKYPGIPEIRAYLDFITGRCSLEELNARTGGERFSGAGEEATWFQPLAYLARKTEEVRA